gtgattggtggtTAGCTGTGCATGCAGAGCCTGCATGTCACTCACTAAAAACAAACTGAGTATcaaagaacaattaaatcagtgaaAATTACGTCATATCAGACACAGACTGCTGTTGTAGATTAGTGATACATTTCCAGTATTGTGGCTCTGATCcgtaatgtttgtttgtttgttatcaAGCAGCAAAGAATTTGTTATTGGCTAATTTCCATCTTCAGTCCAATAGACaggttggagttacagtaaaaaagacataggatagtaacatttagtatattaaaaacaagaaacaaaaagaaaagaagggagaaTAGAAAATACAGGACAATTAGTTAGTAGCCAAATGGAAAGACAAGTTAGAGGTGGTTATAGGGCTGcacaaataatcaaattttaatcacaatcacgattttgacttcccacgatgaAATTTGCATGATCGAgcgatttatttatttatttttattttttaaagcgtcatttcatagaaagctctgtttttttttttgcatagcgcatccactgctccgtaaacccctgtctgctcaatttccagtcagttgttccctgcatcgcacagcttagtttctagatgtagacagtcacagaggacagagtaacgggaggaaaattcaacaatagtcggttatacgtcggtctcaaggtttaccagtttaccagtaaacgcaacattttgtcccgtctgttgtttttcagacaatagcagtgaccagtgctggTTGGCGCTAGTAGCGtatgttagctcctctaggacgcaccggtgctaattgCATCCtctgcaatgttgttatatggatatggtttaattttgcgttacatgacccatttcttctgtaaagccatgcctgtgttggctctctcctctgctctctctcctcttactctccgcgcagcccggCCGGTCCGCaattctgacatttgtctacagtttaaatttttattaacacagctgtatattgttaagtatgaggggcaaacctgtatttgtaccagcaTTACCGCGGGTAACTCTACCGCGGCGCCACGGCGATGAACAAATTcaaagttattgaatgcaactaacttcacttggtagagtaacagcgtgtgagacggagctgctggacctggaccagagatgtgacccatggccagaatatcatagttcataaaaatgcagcgcagtgacgatacagacatttcatacacacaacgtgtgtatccgccattcgacccgtgctggacacGTTCTTAAttagtcagccgtctctctgtgagtgcCTCCATCACACttgaaaaacttaaaatcaacaaataatcatgagAATAAtggtgatcacaatattgatcaaaagaatcgtgattatcattttgcccatcatcgtgcagccctagctgGTCACATGTTTGGTTAGCTCTAAGCCACAGCTTTACCTGGCTCTTAAAGGAGGCCAAAGTGGGACGCTCCCTTATAGTTGGGGGAAGTGTGTTCCATAATGCACTACCTTTCAATAGAGAGTGCATTATGGCTGAAGGAGGTTTTTCTGAAAGGAACCTCACAGTCCCTGTTTACAACAGCTCTTGTGATCAGAGTGTCTCTATAATTAATAAACTCCAACAGTGGAGGTGGCGCCAGGCCATTAAGAACTTTATGAATTAAGCACAATGAGGaaaatttactttaattatCAAAACTCAAGTTATATTTCTCTAAGATATTGCAATGAtaataagagttttttttaatccagagtCTTAAGTGCCTTCTTGTACAGAAGCTCAACTGGTTTTAAGGTAGTAGATGTAGACCCAGTAGATGTGAAAGTATCATTGAATGCAGAAACATCAGAGCAGCTGAATCTGATAGAGATCctctgatttgtttaaaattctGAAGATTGAATTTGATTCTTTTGGATATCATTTTAACATGGTTTTTAAAAGAGTGTCTAAAGTCTATTATCACGcctaaatatttacattcattaaCAACTTCACACTCTGCCCAACATCACCCCCAATTGAGCAGGCAGAACAGTAGAAGATTGCTTCCACAagtttaaaacgttttttgttttttacatttaaaattagaCAAGATCTATTGAgccatgtttgtatgtgtgtaagagCTGGTGAGAAAACATTTTGCTGCCCACACaggatctatttttttttttttttaatactaatgtttaataaatacaGCACTCATCCCTGGTAGAGGAAACTCTCTTCTGATCAGAAGAAATCCCCAGAATTCGAAAATATTTAGTTCTTTAGCAAAGTGGGTCACCCCCAGTTGAAGTCCTGTTATGTGAATAATTGCaatactgaaaataaacatgataGTTCTTTTATAGATTATAGTTAAGTATTTTGATGCATAATGAGTAATGGGGctgtcccattcattttgaggGCAGCTTCACAACTTATCCGTGGCCCTCAGGTATCTTAATATAAAGTTTACCGTTATTGGACCCATGTAATGCTAGTTCTGTAAAATCAGATGGGCTGCTGTTTGTAAGAGtgggtgtttaaaaaaaacgaaGCAGGGAAAGTTCATTAAAAGTACAAGAGAAAGAGGATCTTGTTACTGAAACGGGCCATCTTCATGTGACAAGATAACTGACACATGCCATGTCGGCTTCATGCGCAAGTTCAGCTGAGTGTAGTGCCGTCTCCAGTCACAGGCGCCCACAGTGCCCCCGTtgactctgctgtgtgtgttactaCACTGACATTAACCACATCAGAGAGAAGCTTGGTTACACTGATGAGTAGACCATAGTGACAACATACAGGGGGGACGTTTTCCTCTCAATAGCTTAAGAGTCCCTAAAGCTGTGATTCATGCAGCCTTGTGTAGTTGTTTCCTGCCTGTTTTGAAGGGTACGCCTCAAgaagtggaatggaaatttcaacaaaaaaaatccctgatTACTGATCCTCTTTCAGCGCACATCCTGAAACACAGCTGTGTTACACTTTGTAGCTGTGCCGTTTTATTGCCACGTTACTCCTCATAGGGAGTTAAGTGATAGTTagctgtgtttcctctgtgacGCAGACATGTCACTGAGAATAATTTAATTGTACCTGTATTTAAACATGCCTCTTTTTCTTGCCAGTGTCACTGACCGTTTACACCAAGTCTAAAGAAATACTAGGGCCAGTCATCCACCCAGCCTTAAGTAGAAATGTTGAAGTCCTTCTCATTGCTGTTGTTTTCTATCTCCAGGTGCATGATGTACTTGCGGTGTTTTAGCTGTCACAGCTAGTCAGGTGCCACACCATGGCCAAACCTGGGAGCGACAGAGATGGAGCCATGGTGGATAAGCAGCCTGGGAAGAAGGTATGTgagcacagacacaaaatagaCTGAATAATAACACTTGAGTAAGAAGATCATATTACATAATCTTCATCAGTAGTCATGGAATTGTAGATGCTCAAACGTCCACTTTTTTGGTGCACTTAAGTGACTTTTTGTTTAGGTTGGCATTCAAACGGAGGTTCAAAGTTCATTCTTGGTCTTGAACACAAGTTTACGGTTTACAAAACAATCTCAACCTCAAGATCCATTTTAGAAACTGTTCTGGATCCCAAATCATCTAATCTGTGACTTGTGTTTGAGTACTTTAATTGTGATTCAGTACTTTGGCTTAGTCACTGTTAGCATGGGGAGCTACGAGATGCTGAAATGGCGACGCAGATAAACTTTTTATTAAGATGCCTATGAGGGAAGTTCTGACTAAACAGAGGGCGCGTTTTATGTTTTGGCACTTTGTGCACCTGGTCCTCTCTTGTTTCGTCATGGTGATAAGTTTTCCTTCACAGACacttttataaatgtctttGCAATGCAAAGTGCATTTTGTAAACACTCATTACCCACTCACTAGATATGAGCTTAAGATACACATCTTGATGCTGGCAGGGTCCATAATTATCTCCTAGCTAAACTATTTCCTCTACCTTATTTTGCTATAAAGTTAATATGACAgcaatacatttacattgatgCTAATGTGCTTTGATCAGATGTGATTCAGTAATATAACAATATCCTATCTCCCATATCTTTATACCAGCACTATGTATGTATCCCTTTCTTCATAAATGAGAGAGACAGTTCATGCCAGCTTTTATTATTAAGGCAGAACTGCTTCTCATCTTAACCCTCCTCTACTTTTAACACTGCCGGGGACTTCAGCTTTGCACAGTTGGTACATTGCTTCACTGAGATCAAAGAAGCATCACACTGCAGACATTTTGCCTCCATCGAGAGATGTATTTTACTGCACCAACGTGCAGCTCACTAAAGTTCTGGTACTGAAAAGCTGCAATTTATAGTATATGAACCCAGTAACCAAAAAAGACATTATGTTAATACAGATATTACTGGTTTCTTCTTACAGAAGAATTCAGATAGCCTCTTCATgcacatgcaaaacattttaattgatgctgtaaaaagttattttcataAAAGTAAGTAGCAGCTGCATGTGGGAGGGGTCAAATTTAttattttcgtgtgtgtgtttggtaggAACTGTTGTGATTTTAGCTTAGTATCAGATGCTCAGACTGGTCACCATAATAAATGTAACTATCCTCAGTGTGGCATACTCATTAAGCATGCTTCTGTGTATAATCATGTTTGTGTTCAGTGTATGTAGTTTATTGAGATTCCTCTTATTTCATCAAAATAGACCTATAGTTGAGTTGAGTATTGACTCAATCATTTCTTAGACCTGCAAAGTCATCCTTAACATGTCACTAGCTTTATTTCCTTAATTTCCTTTCTGTATTCGAACATCTAATGcatgtgtgaaatgtttgtttcaaCAAGAAACTTAAAATGTGAGTGTAAAGGACAGCTTGTATGTCTTAGTGTTGTTTCAGACTTAAGGAAAGCCATTCATTTAATAAGTATTAGTATTTAACACTACTCTGGGAGTTTGACTTGCACTCGTGAAAATACTCACACTTCAACAAGCTGAGTACCTTCTTTCtcgtatttattttttatttctgtgcaaaaaaaaaaaacttgtgacCTTTCTTTACTTGGCAGAGAAATATATTGGTAAAAGAATGTTAGAGTCATGCAAGCAAACCTGCTGCCTGTAGGACCCAAACAATATGTTTCAGAGACCCAATACTGTGTTATGTTATCATCTTCACTTATATTTGTTATGTTAGTGTCATGTTTTAGGAAGCTGAAATACTACCTGCACAGTTAGCTCTGCCCTCTTGTTTTCAAGCTAACAAATCTTTTTCAATGTGGCCACCTCATTTTATTTACTGTCATGACTGTATtgtttacacacactcacatagacAAACTTGTGTCACAAATATATCACGCCTTTGCCTTGTTTCAAATGCCTGAtatgtattttctatttcttcctCACCTCTGACAGAGCAAAGACAAGTTGTCCCCTTTCACCAAAACTCCGAAGCTGGACCGGAGCGAGTTGCTGGGAAAGGAAGGGAAATCCAAGTCTTCCATGAAGCGCAAGCTCTCCTTCACTACCAGTCCGCTCCGGACCGAGGAGCGAGACTCAGACACAGGTAAGAGCTGTTGCTTCTCCTCCCTGTTCCTCTTTCAACAGCCATGCTGCTGGCTGACTGCCATGTTGTCACACTGCCCTCCAGTGGCCTGTTGTTGAACGTTTTCGTTAGGGACTTGTTTCCTATCAGGATCAATATCTGACCAGATTTATGAAGTTGTGGCCTGTTGTGATGAATAATGCAATGTAAACCAAGTTGTACTGTGAGACTGGGAAGACGCAAATTTGAAGAAatatctttaataaaaaaatgtaggccTAGTTATGTTTGACTCTTGGCTGTGAATTTtgatatgaaaatgaaaattacgGAACCTGACCCTTCTTTAACATAAGTCGATTCTTTAGTTCAGCggccttatttttttttaagttgaagtATAAGACTGGTGACATTGTCCACAAATCTTGTCTGTGTAGCCAAAAGCCTCTGTACTCCGCTCTGTAATAAAAGCTCCAATCttgtcaaaaaaacacatcaataagCCACACTGTGTAGTTTGTTTACTAAATACCACATATACCGTCCGATTGCTTTAAATTCCTGGAGCACCAAATGGGTATCAATATAACACCAAAAAATAGTTCCCAAATTATCTATTTACTACTGTTTAAGTGGAATTTGCTAAAGACTACATTAttggctgtttttgttttgtttttagaaaacaaaacctttttatttttcttgtattttaccTATTCTCTTATTTTATTATACCCATTCTGCTCAGCTTCACATTGGCGTAATTGTGAACATAAAGTCTTAATcttactacttttacttgtgtAAATAAACTATTCTGCTTCTGTCATTCAGTTAGaagttttaaatatgtatttacatcAGATATGAGCACAAAAATAGGTACGTGTATCATACAGCaataattacagtaaatgaaGTACAGCAATGTGTTTTACAGACGGCTGAAGGTCTTGTAGATTAATTAAAGAGTTTGTTTTATGTTGCGCAGGTTATAAAGCTTAATTAGCATGGAGGGCGGCTTTGCCTTCCAGCAGCCTTTTCATCTCAGGTCCTGTGTTGAGCAACTCTGGGGGGAAAAGGGAAATAACGATTCCACTGACTGGATCAGAACTCGTCTCCTGTCTCATGTGTCGCCATGACTCATAATCTGTGCGTGGCAGTGCAAGTCTGCCTTTGTGCCTGTTTGTATTTGAGTACATGTGAGAGGAGGGGGctagagagagtgagaaagagagtgagcGTTAATGCAGTGCTTTCCCACCCTTCACATCCCCCCCTTGCTCTCCCCTCCctactctctctcccctcccaaTCCTCTCTGCTTTGCACTGTAGATGACTCAGACCCAGGCCAGTCGAGTGAGACCTGGGGAGACAGATTAGTGCCTCCCTGCAGGATATACGCAGGTAATCGCTGCAGCCCGATCCTCAGCCCCCGTGGCCTCTACAAGTCACGTCACCCACTTTGTGCCACTATGCTGCTttaaacatgcatacacacatgcacgtgtGTGGGTTCTTTTCGCCCCCATCTGCCACCGTTACAGATCACGCATGTCTGTATTTTGTAACAACCAACTGAAGGGGGGGCACTTGGCTGGCTTAAGAGAATGCTGTCTTTTTGTCCCCGTTCTCAAACCTCGTGCTTGTCATCCGTTTCTTCGCGTTCTTAACAGATACAAGGGAAAGAGGAAAATGGTGTCACTGTGACTATAACATTTCTGCttgagtttttttgggggggactGTTCTCTTAAATCTTTCTTGGTTGTGTTGCAGATAAAGATGTACCAGACAAAAAGAAGGTGAAAAAGGAGGCTGGGGGCAAAAAGTCCCAGGCTCCCAACCTTTTGTTTGGATATCCTTTGTCAGAACGCAAACAGATGGCGCTTCTAATGCAGATGACTGCCAACAGTCCAGGTTGGTGCCTACCCTCTCATCTTAACCACATCCTCAAGATGGCTCAGAGTATATTTACTGTGAGTCATGCCTCTTAGCAATTTTCAAACATGCTCTCTTATATTTAAGCTTGTTTGAGAATAGGGCAATGTCTCATTTTTAATGTACCTCAACTGGAAAGAAAGTTGTTCTGTATATTTCCCAATGATATTGTGCTGTTGCTATCAAATATGTAGCCAGAGAAGTTGACTTAGATCATGTTTGTAAATAATTGGTTCTGAGTAGTTGTAAGACGAGGACAatccaaacacagaaaatataaacacagacacaagtaAACTCAGCTTTGAGTAAAACCAGTGTCACAGTGATTGCTCAATTgaatactttgtttttaaatgaatggtTTTGCATTGTAAGAAAGACATTTATTCGCTTATGCCTTAAGTTAGATGTGCCTTGCACATTAATTCAGGTAGTCATCTCAACCTTTTGCTTAAAGCATCAATTAagtgcttttctctctctgcttgtgTCCAGACTCTACTCCCAGTCACCCCTCACAAACGACCCCAGTGCAGAAGAAAGTCCCCAGCAGCGCCTCGTCTCGACAGAAGGACAAGGTCAACAAGAGGAACGAGCGAGGGGAGACTCCCCTTCACATGGCAGCCATCCGGGGAGATGCCAAGCAAGTTAAAGAGCTCATTAGTCTTGGAGCTGACGTCAACGTCAAAGACTTTGCAGGTACGACACCCTGGGAGGTGATCATTTAGCGGCTTTCAGTGTCTCAGTATAATAGCTAATAATGACATGAAGCTGACAACAGCTGCTCATTTGAAGGTGATATCTCATGATGacataataaaaatgaacatcagTGTGCATCTTatgataaattaatttaatttttaattgattaatcccAATGGAAATTCTTGTGCTAGAGATTGGTAAAAAATTACACCATACATATAGAATATATGGATATGTTGGAGAAACTGGTGGTAGGGTGGGCAGGAGCCCCATCATTCAACCTGTTTCTACTTTGattttttgtagtttcttttttttttttcatttcatcctTCTACCTGCCTTATCTcccaacagaaaaacattttgaataaaaaaaaaaattggattgaattacttaatatatttttaaactgttgctgttttctgttctcaccaggTTGGACTCCTCTTCATGAAGCCTGTAATCTTGGTTACTACGATGTGGCCAAGGTCTtaatagcagcaggtgcagaGGTGAACACGCAGGGTCTGGATGATGACACGCCACTCCATGATGCTTCCAGCAGCGGGCATAAAGATGTAAGAACTTCACGTGAAGCTTGTCCAGCCTCAGTAATGTAGGATTTAAAGGGCCTGTACCAgatattcagaacattaatatagcagcaaacaaatgtttactatgtaaagatatagtggagtaatTGCAttctgagcagagaatgaagtcacactcccaacatgtgtgtttttttaatttatttaacctttatttaaccaggaagtcccttgagattgaaatctctgtGTTGTAATCTGAGCATCTGCGTTCTTTTTTGATCGCTGGTCTGGCTGCGAGTGCATGTAGGTGCCTTATGTCTTGGGGTCACATGCAGAGGGCCATGACAAAGCGACGGCATTTGAAGTGTTGGGAATggtctagtctcatatcacgatattgatatgATATTGATATGTGGCCTAGCCCTATGAGTACagcacctttttttatttaaaggaaattacaCATGAGTCTTAGATGTCTACATTTGTAACAAACTAGTGTAGCCTACAtagaaaaatatgtaatatgaacAGATTATGATGAAATAGCTGAAAAACGTTGTCAACGGGAACGTTACCAAAGTGAAAACAGTGTGTAGtagctttttttccaaatccgTTTGCTTttttgcaattgtttttttcaaaatcataCGTCTTGCAAGTCCATTCCCGCATATAATTACCTTTCTCTCACAAAAAGTCTTTGAATCACAATAAAAATCGGTTTTACTACCACACAAAGCTAATGAACAATTCCTCATACACATTGCATCtcaaatcacattttcactGACTGTGAACCTTACTTCTGTCACTtaacattgtgccaaaatatgaacaataatgttACCATCAATGGGCTTATTTGCTTACTAACCACCGCAAAGGAAACATCCAGGACATAGATGGTACCTTAAACTAACGTTACGTGGAAAAGATGATTTAACGTCACCGTAAACATACAGTTTAGCAACAAGGAAAAACTGTTGAATTAACATTTCTAGGTTCTTTCTATATTCATGTTGGTTATGAGCGGTATGTATCCCCACTAACCTGGAAAATGAGAGAGAACAGACAACTATTTGCTTGAGTTCAGTCTTGTAATCACAACTGCAGGGCGGCTGCAATAATTTAAAAGCTGCATATGGCCGGAACACTGGTACAGTAGTTCCAATTTCAATGCTTGTTTTAAGGTTTATCAATCTTAAttcctgttgtgttttatacAGATTGTGAAACTTCTGCTACGCCATGGTGGTAATGCCTTCCAGGCCAACAAGCGCGGGGAGCGCCCGGTGGATGTTGCAGACTCTCAGGAGCTGGAGCAGCTATTAAAGGGAGAAGTGTCACTGTCGGACCAAGATGACAGCTCTTCAGGTATGCGGAGAGTGTTGAAGTGTTTGGCTGACATCTTGTTTAAAGTCACATATTAACATACTAGCGTTTATATTAATGGAAATTATTATGCACTGCATATTAAGATTATAAAGTAGGTACAGTCTTGGTATTCTCATATAGACTACTAAAAATGTTATGTtctgttttagtattttttatttatttttctttgccaCCAAAggaaaaattataatataagaATGTATAGAGGAATAATTTGCTGTTTTGGATATGACATGTGATCTTCAATCATTGCTTTTGTTTGTATGAAAGTATATAGTgcttttattgacttttattgtatcattttaaaataggtCTTCTCTTCTGTGCAGAGTCTGAAGACCCTCCATCTGTCAATCCATCTAGTGTGGATGACAACATGGAAGACTCTGATACTGAGAAGGAGTCAGACGGAAAACTGACCACAAAAGCATCATCATCTGTGCGAGGGCTGGATGAGTATGAGTTCAAGGacgaggaagaagaggagaattTCAGCAAAGCCCTGAGTGACAGACACATTCTCCGCAGGGAACTACGGCaaagggagaaggaggagaaagataAGAATCATGTGGCAGGAAAGCAGAGTGGAAAAGGTGATTCCTCTACAAAGTCCAAAAAGCAGAAGACTTCTCGTGTCCACTGCAGCTCAGATACCTCCAGCGACGAAATGGAGAGCCTTTCGGAGAAAAGGAGTTCCCCGACCTGCTCTCAGAGCCTCAAGGCAGACACAAAGTCTAAAAAGGAGAATGCTGAGCAAAAGGGCAAAGTCAAGAAGAAGATCAAAAGccagaataaaaacaaagaaaaccaagAGGATGGGAAAGAGAACAGCAAAACATTGGTCCTCTCTCTCGCAACCGTGTCCGAGAGCGCAGAAAAGGGTCGGGAGGAAGACTCCTtcaagatgtctttcagtccaAAAGATGACTCATCCGTCCATCTCTTTCATTTGTCGTCCATAAAATCTCCCAAACTGAACCACAGCCTGACAGATAAACAAACACCACTTAAACAGGAAAATACTAAGATGTGCATTTCCATCAGTGACAGCTCCAGTCCGGTGGACGGTGTCAAATACAACCACTACACAGAGGCCGACTACTGCACCGAAGGCTCCAGCACCAAGGGGTGTAAGCACAAGGAAAAGAGCAAACACCAACAGAAAGACTCCAGTGTTGATGGGGACGATGGTCATTCAAGTCCTAACAAAGACTGCAGCATAGGAAACAGTATAGACAGCTCTGAAGGTGCCTTACGGAAGACCGACTCAGATGGCAAAGTGGTAAAGAAGCATAAACTTAAACACaaggagaaagacaaacacaggagGGAATACGAGGGAGAGCGGAGCCGCCACAGGCAAAAGGAGGCCAGGAAAGACAGCCACAGGAATTTGGAGTTTGACAGAGAATTCTGGAAAGAGAATTTTTTCAAAAGTGATGAGACCGATGAACATCTGCCAGTAAAAAAGGAAGGTGAAGAAATTTGCTCACTTCAGAAGACCTCCGATTCCACTTCTGTCAAAGATGAGAAAACCCTGAAGGAGAAACACTCAAGCAGCAAGGAAAAGAGGCTGAGAGAAGAGCGAGAAAAAGACAAGGCTGTGAAAAAAGAGCGAAAGGAGGCTGCTGGTAAAGAGGAGAAGGTAAAGGATTCAAAGTTGAGTGAGCTTGAAGAGAGAGTGGAGTGCCACGGCTCAGGGCGGATTCCAGAGGAGTTGCTCCAGAGCAACAGCttgaaagaagagacagaagagaaacCCGTAAGTGGGATCGCAGCTGATCAAGAACAGCTGGAACTCTCTGAAAAAGGATCACGTGAGAAAACTGACAAGAGGCTTCCAGGAAAGGAAAAGGatgcagagaaaacagagaaaaggcatcctgacaaggaaaaaaaggttaaaacggAGCATGTTGACAAATCTGATTCACAGAATTCAGTGGATCGttggaaggaaaaagaaagaaccGGAGCCATTTCTTCCTACTCGCCTGGagacaaaaactacaaagagaaTGAGAAATTGAAAACTTTATCCACAACCAAAAAGAATGAAGAcaacaggaaaaataaagaTAAGTTTGACAAGCGGTCTGATAGGGAGAGGCAGGACAGAGAATATAGTGTTGGGGATCACAGGGAAAAGGAACGCACCAACCCTGATAAGAAAggaaaaccttttgaaaaaaacacagatcatAGTAAATCTGATCGCTCGAAAGAAAAGGACTGTGACCggaaaaagagagataaaataaaagatgtgaCTCTTTCCTCAAGCTCCAATCTGAAATTACTTTTAGAAGAGAAGAAGAGCTATCTGTCTGAGAGCAGCAAGTCCTTATCTACAAAATCAAAGGAGGAAGTTGTGAGAACACCAGAGAAGGATCGCGATCGGAAAGACCGGGACAGAGACTTGGATAAACACAAGGACAAGGATAAGGACCGGCACAAAGACCGCTCCCAGCAGGCCAAAATCAGCAAGGCCAAATCCAGTGAGACCGATGCAGACAAAGCCAAATCAAAAGCATCGCCAGCAACACGAGACACCAAGCCCAAAGAGAAGAGGCTTGTGAATGATGACTTGATGCAGACCAGCTTTGAGCGCATGCTCAGCCTGAAGGACCAGGAGATTGAGCAGTGGCACCGCAAACACCtggagaaaattaaacaaaaagagcGAGAAAGGCTTAAACATCGGCCTTTGGTAGATCAAGGAAAGTCCAAACCTAAAGACAGAACGAAGTCTGAACTGTGCCTGAGTAAGGAACTCATGCGCTCAAAAAGCTCTGAAGCCTCTGATGtccaaaacagagagaaatccCTGAAGGACGGCACCAGCCCCAGAACAATGTCGCTTGATGGAAAGAGTCTGCCCTCTATCAACGCAAAGGTCATGTCAGCTGTGGAAAACTGTCTGACCAGGTCACCCCGACCAGAGAGTGAGCGGTGTGGCCTCATGTCCAGGTCCGTGTCCTTGGTTTCTGTCGCTAGCTCAGAGGATTCGTGTCAGGCGACAACATTAACACCAAGACACATTGAATACGACTCTGACATGAACTCAGAAGCCTTAGACTCTCAATCTGCATTCCTTCAGTCTTCCCTTGTCATTCAAGCTACCAGATCGCCGTCTGTTCACGATAAAGATTGCAACAGTCTTCCAGATGTGCCGCAAAGTAATCGGACGTTGCTGCACAGCAGACATGAATCTCCATACCTTAGGGCTATTCTGGACGAGGATGCCATCTCATTGACTGAAGGTAAAGCTGTTGAAAATCT
The window above is part of the Etheostoma cragini isolate CJK2018 chromosome 12, CSU_Ecrag_1.0, whole genome shotgun sequence genome. Proteins encoded here:
- the ankrd12 gene encoding ankyrin repeat domain-containing protein 12 isoform X1, with the translated sequence MAKPGSDRDGAMVDKQPGKKSKDKLSPFTKTPKLDRSELLGKEGKSKSSMKRKLSFTTSPLRTEERDSDTDDSDPGQSSETWGDRLVPPCRIYADKDVPDKKKVKKEAGGKKSQAPNLLFGYPLSERKQMALLMQMTANSPDSTPSHPSQTTPVQKKVPSSASSRQKDKVNKRNERGETPLHMAAIRGDAKQVKELISLGADVNVKDFAGWTPLHEACNLGYYDVAKVLIAAGAEVNTQGLDDDTPLHDASSSGHKDIVKLLLRHGGNAFQANKRGERPVDVADSQELEQLLKGEVSLSDQDDSSSGLLFCAESEDPPSVNPSSVDDNMEDSDTEKESDGKLTTKASSSVRGLDEYEFKDEEEEENFSKALSDRHILRRELRQREKEEKDKNHVAGKQSGKGDSSTKSKKQKTSRVHCSSDTSSDEMESLSEKRSSPTCSQSLKADTKSKKENAEQKGKVKKKIKSQNKNKENQEDGKENSKTLVLSLATVSESAEKGREEDSFKMSFSPKDDSSVHLFHLSSIKSPKLNHSLTDKQTPLKQENTKMCISISDSSSPVDGVKYNHYTEADYCTEGSSTKGCKHKEKSKHQQKDSSVDGDDGHSSPNKDCSIGNSIDSSEGALRKTDSDGKVVKKHKLKHKEKDKHRREYEGERSRHRQKEARKDSHRNLEFDREFWKENFFKSDETDEHLPVKKEGEEICSLQKTSDSTSVKDEKTLKEKHSSSKEKRLREEREKDKAVKKERKEAAGKEEKVKDSKLSELEERVECHGSGRIPEELLQSNSLKEETEEKPVSGIAADQEQLELSEKGSREKTDKRLPGKEKDAEKTEKRHPDKEKKVKTEHVDKSDSQNSVDRWKEKERTGAISSYSPGDKNYKENEKLKTLSTTKKNEDNRKNKDKFDKRSDRERQDREYSVGDHREKERTNPDKKGKPFEKNTDHSKSDRSKEKDCDRKKRDKIKDVTLSSSSNLKLLLEEKKSYLSESSKSLSTKSKEEVVRTPEKDRDRKDRDRDLDKHKDKDKDRHKDRSQQAKISKAKSSETDADKAKSKASPATRDTKPKEKRLVNDDLMQTSFERMLSLKDQEIEQWHRKHLEKIKQKERERLKHRPLVDQGKSKPKDRTKSELCLSKELMRSKSSEASDVQNREKSLKDGTSPRTMSLDGKSLPSINAKVMSAVENCLTRSPRPESERCGLMSRSVSLVSVASSEDSCQATTLTPRHIEYDSDMNSEALDSQSAFLQSSLVIQATRSPSVHDKDCNSLPDVPQSNRTLLHSRHESPYLRAILDEDAISLTEGKAVENLPKPSQPTEVLGTRETSAETEQSLNSLQQCMNSVAHSVTEIEGSAPGSSAPQMSNKDPQSKSLTLPECSGSQTGSTEQKTLPPSDPPIPKDLQCPTENSIAECSNKDSDQPSTHIACLSAELSELTNTKTFQQREPLAVSDMECVKETESGARHISDLKEEPLENADRAEEESMETDIFRTDNGESPLPSTSMHIPSSAGESLPGFSQTCAESKLFQEDTDVNNQDSKNSIPSSDTADSCLDAQMEKKDGMPPASSYSASPEHKPEEMTDVQQSLENSGAAVSVTTECSSVEGSLATEGLSESTTETSSEPIKVTPADEKPELSSAGEEQSQSTVQSAGQSDSSSSSSSSSSSSSTCSASRSSSPQSGDRDSDSPGARVKVRSADEDVDVHVPHPRKRKMPKFPSSQLCSTTQQEKEKGQQSLAAIVDSVKLEEIQPYQTERANPYYEFLHIRKKIEEKRKVLCSVTPQPPQYYDEYVTFNGSYLLDGNPLSKLCIPTITPPPSLPEQLKEMFKQQEVVRMKLRLQHSIEREKLIVSNEQEVLRVHYRAARTLANQSLPFSACTVLLDAEVYNMPQDVQSDDGKTSVRDRFNARQFMSWLQDVDDKFDKLKTCLLMRQQHEAAALNAVQRLEWQLKLQELDLATYKSTSIFEIPEFYIPLVEVNDDFDLTPI